One window of Quercus robur chromosome 12, dhQueRobu3.1, whole genome shotgun sequence genomic DNA carries:
- the LOC126707998 gene encoding probable galacturonosyltransferase-like 7: MLWIMRFSGFFTAAMLMIILSPSLQSNPPAEAIRSTYLEKHLRLRRPDSLNRFSFRRAPAFPNADECGSVDSKISVCDPNLVHVAITLDVEYLRGSIAAVHSILRHSPCPESIFFHFLVSDTSLETLVRSSFPLLKFKVYYFDPEIVRGLISTSVRQALEQPLNYARNYLADLLEPCVGRVIYLDSDLIVVDNIFKLWNTSLGSRTIGAPEYCHANFTKYFTGRFWSDRRFTATFVRRKPCYFNTGVMVIDLDRWRRVGYTEQIEKWMEIQKSHRIYELGSLPPFLLVFSGHVAPIEHRWNQHGLGGDNVKGSCRDLHPGPVSLLHWSGSGKPWLRLDSNQPCELDEQWARYDLHGHSE; this comes from the coding sequence ATGCTTTGGATTATGAGATTCTCTGGATTTTTCACTGCGGCAATGCTTATGATCATTTTATCTCCTTCTCTACAGTCGAATCCACCGGCCGAGGCCATCCGATCCACTTACCTCGAAAAACACCTCCGATTGCGCCGTCCAGATTCGCTCAACCGGTTTTCGTTTCGAAGAGCCCCGGCATTTCCCAATGCCGATGAATGCGGCTCCGTCGACTCGAAAATCAGCGTTTGCGACCCGAATTTGGTCCACGTCGCGATCACGCTCGACGTTGAGTACCTTCGAGGCTCAATCGCCGCCGTCCATTCGATTCTGAGGCACTCGCCTTGTCCGGAGagcattttctttcattttttggtcTCCGATACGAGTCTGGAAACCCTCGTGAGATCCTCTTTCCCTCTGTTGAAGTTCAAGGTGTACTACTTCGATCCGGAGATCGTGCGGGGCTTGATCTCAACGTCGGTGAGGCAAGCGCTCGAGCAGCCTTTGAATTACGCGAGAAATTACTTGGCTGATCTGCTTGAGCCTTGTGTTGGGAGAGTTATATACCTAGATTCCGATCTCATCGTCGTCGATAATATTTTCAAGTTGTGGAATACGAGCTTAGGCTCAAGAACAATCGGAGCTCCGGAGTACTGTCACGCCAACTTCACCAAGTATTTCACCGGCAGATTCTGGTCGGACCGGCGGTTCACCGCCACATTCGTTCGCCGGAAACCTTGCTACTTCAACACCGGCGTGATGGTGATAGATCTGGACAGATGGAGACGGGTCGGGTACACGGAGCAAATAGAGAAGTGGATGGAGATCCAGAAAAGCCACCGGATTTACGAGCTCGGGTCATTGCCACCGTTCCTATTGGTTTTTTCTGGACACGTGGCGCCCATCGAGCACAGGTGGAACCAACACGGTTTAGGCGGTGATAACGTAAAAGGGAGCTGCCGTGACCTTCATCCCGGTCCGGTTAGCCTCCTACATTGGTCCGGTAGTGGCAAGCCGTGGCTCAGACTCGACTCGAACCAGCCGTGCGAACTCGACGAACAATGGGCACGCTACGATTTACACGGACACTCTGAATGA